TGTCCCTGGACCTCCGACGAGATGGAGCCATCGTTGAATTTCTGCCGAGGGAGGCAGGCTTTGGAATAGATGTTCGATGTCTGTCCATCTTTCTCGTAAGGTCGGAGTTGCGTTATGAGGGCATGATTGGTGAGAGAGCTGTTGATAAAGATCGATGATAATTCCACAAGCGACACCAACTTTTGCTCCGTGAAGCCATTGTGGATGCCGATGCTTTAAATGCTGCATCTCCCATACATGTGACAAATGATGTTCCGCACCTGAAGCCGGACGCGAATGATCAAGAGCCATCATGACAAGGCCAGACACGACGAGTGATTCCATCAAGGTTTTTATTCCTTCTTTTGTCGGTGTCGTGAGATTGTCTATGGCCTCTAGACAATTGTGCAGCGCTTTTTCTGTCAGCTGTGCTCCCTGTTCATCATATGGTTCTTGTTTCAGCCATGAGGACACCTTCCAATCTGCGAGCGACGTCCACTTTCCAAGCATGTCTCCAAAACCCGCAGCCGTCATTGCTCTGGGGGCATTCACTAACACACCTAAGTCTGCAAACAAGGCTTCTGGTGCGACAGTTTGAATGGTTTTCTTAAACCCACGTAAAACAATCGGGGCGCCTTTTGATGTGAAACCATCGACGGAAGCTGCGGACGGAACAGACACAAACGGGATGTTCTTTTGGTATGCAACAAAACGGACGATATCGTGAATCGTTCCTGCCCCAGCAGCGATAATCACATCCGTCTGATCAGACACTTGCAGAAGCACCTCAATAATGGCTTCTTCATTGGCGAGCACTTCGTTCCTTTCATCATCCTGAATGATGCAAGATTCGGTTTGAATCCCCTCCGCTTCCAACACGTGCTTCGTCTGTTCCCCAATCGCCAAATAGGTTCGCTGATCAGCAACAATTAAAGGATGTTTCCATTGCTTTTGTTTACAAAAAGAGGGCAAACGGTGCAAGGCATTGTCTTCAATAAACAGTGTCGAGCGATTGAAACGGGCGAACCTTTCATCCGCTCCGTACACGTGATACCATTCCTGCCAAAGGTCCATATGTCGCGACAGTGCTCCACTCCACTGCCTTCCCTCCAATCTGTTTAGGTGAATCACTTCATTTTTTTGTAAAGGTTTTCATTAAAGCATATCCTTGACGAACATTTGCCTTTCATTATATAGAGAGAAGCTCTTTCAATCAATCAAGAGAGAATTAATTCATTTGCAAAGGGAACAGACAAATGAAACATCTTGTCAGGACCTTAATAAAAAATGTGGTCCTCCAAAGTCGTTTTATGACTCCGGAGAACCACCTTTTAATCATCCCTTAAGGCGCAAGCGTCACTGATTGTGTGAGGAGATTTTCCCCTTGCTGCCGCAAGCGAATGTTTCCTTGCGTCGCTGAAACATCCGTTAATCTCATGCTAAACGTGATTTTACCAGTGCCATCATTTCCGATCGAAACTGGCGCAATGCTGGCATAACCAGTGCGTGACCATGAACCATCTGCTTGCTGAACTTGAGAAATTTGTCTACCACCTGAGAGATAAAGCTGAATTTCCAAGTTCGATACGGTTGAGCCTGGTGCA
This genomic interval from Aureibacillus halotolerans contains the following:
- a CDS encoding sn-glycerol-1-phosphate dehydrogenase encodes the protein MDLWQEWYHVYGADERFARFNRSTLFIEDNALHRLPSFCKQKQWKHPLIVADQRTYLAIGEQTKHVLEAEGIQTESCIIQDDERNEVLANEEAIIEVLLQVSDQTDVIIAAGAGTIHDIVRFVAYQKNIPFVSVPSAASVDGFTSKGAPIVLRGFKKTIQTVAPEALFADLGVLVNAPRAMTAAGFGDMLGKWTSLADWKVSSWLKQEPYDEQGAQLTEKALHNCLEAIDNLTTPTKEGIKTLMESLVVSGLVMMALDHSRPASGAEHHLSHVWEMQHLKHRHPQWLHGAKVGVACGIIIDLYQQLSHQSCPHNATPTLRERWTDIEHLFQSLPPSAEIQRWLHLVGGPGTFAELGGTPSLLHEGLTLAHTIRDRYTGLRLAHEYPEWSRPIFDELASRIQ